In Candidatus Binatia bacterium, the genomic window GCCGGCGTGCGGTTGGAGCCTCCTACTTCCTACCTCGACCGCGCCCCTGGATCACGCACGACGGTTACGTTCGTAAAGGCCGAGGCGGTCTCACCCGAATTGTCGCTGGCCGTGGCGGCGGTCGTGATGGTCGAACCTACCACGGCATCCGTGTTGACCCGCACCGTTAGTTGGACGCCGACCTTTCGCAGCGGCGGGATCTTGCCCAGTCGCCACGTTGCCGTGGCACCGCTCAGTGACGATGGCGCCGGACTGCCGCCGACGAATGACACGCTTGTCGGTATTTCTACGGCCAACGCTACGTCGTTGGCGTCGAACGCCCGGTTGTTCTGCACATTGAACGTGTAACGGATGCGGTTGCCCGGTGCCGCCTTACGGACTGATACCATCGAGACGGACAGGGGAGTTCGCGGCACGGGTGAGCCGCGGACCAGGCCCGACCACTTGCCTTCGGCGAAGTTGCCCAACTCATCCGTGACGCTCACGACGTTTTCGAGGACGGTTCCGCGCTCGGTCGACGGGTCGAGCGCCGTCTGGAGCTGAATCAGTTTTGTCGCGAAACCCTCGATGCGCGGGAACAGCCAGGTGATGCGGTTGTTGGCGACCGTCGTTGGTGCCGGGCTCGATTCGAGGAAGGCGAGACCCGACGGTAGCACGTCGGTGACGGTAACGTTGGTGACGGCATCCGGCGTCTGATTGGTCACCCGCAGGGAGTACACGACGCCGATGTTGGTGCCGAGCTTCGGATTCTTGGGAGCGCCGATCACCTGCACGCCGTAAGGGGGCTTGATGTCTGTGAACACGGTCGCTTCCACGGCGGTGCCGGTGGCGCCGTTGGCGTCGGTAACGATCATCCACACCTGAGGCGTCCAGCCGGGGACCATCGCGGTGCCGTTAGCGTCCAGCGTCAGGTAGATCCGTCCCGCGCTTCGCGCCGGGAGGTTGCCGATCGTCCAGGTGTCGGCGGTTCCAGTATCGGGTGGCGGGTACGCGGAAATGAAATTGAGTTCCGTGTCCCAGATCGCCCTGACGACCACGCCGGTCAGGTCGTCGGGGCTCAGGTTGACGAAACTGAGCGCATAGACCACGGACGAATCCGGTTCAGCCGGATCCGGGTTGTCGTCGAGTGACGCGGTCAGAACGATCGGGTTGGCGACAACCGTGTCCTGGTATACGTTGGCGGCGTTGCCGTCGTCGTCCTCGGCGCGAACGAAGTTCCGCTGGATCGTGCCGGGTATGGATGCGAGATCGACCTCCATCTGAATGGCGATGCGCTTCGCCGCTCCCGGCGGCAGTAGCGGGATGGTCCACTTGTCGGTTGTGCCGGCATCGGCGCTAGGCGCGGCGCTGATTACCCGCATGTCGGGATCGAAGAGCTCGCGTACGACCACGTTGGTGAGGGGTTCCGAACTCCGGTTCGCGACCACCAGAGTGTAGGTGAGGGTCTCGCCCGGGAGTACGGGGTCGGAGCTATCGGCCTTGGTCAGGATTAGCGGCCGATCGACGCGGACACTGGCGGCGAGATCGGGACCCGTCACGGGCAGACTGCTATCCGAGTCGATGTTGTAGCCGGTAAGGATGACGAGGGTGCCGTTGGCGAGTCCTGCATCGATGCGGAGACGCAAGGATACGGCGCCCGAGCCACCGCGAGGCACGTCGGGGAGACTCCAGGTCACGGTCCCACTGCCGCCCATGCCGGGATCGCTCGTGGTTGCCGGGTAGGCCGAATCGAAGGTCGTCCCCGCCGCTGTGGTTGCTGTCAGGATCACGTTAGTGGCTGCACCGCCGGCGTTGGCGTACGAGATGATGTACGTCGCCAACTGGCCCGCCGCGAGCGGGTCCTCGTTGAGCACCGCGCTGACGTAAAGCCGCGGCGTCTCGGTTGGCGTCGCGGTCGGCGTTTCCGTCGGCGTCGCGGTGGGTGTCTGGGTCGGCGTCGCGGTTGGCGTCTCCGTCGATGTGTTCGTTGGCGAAGCGGTTGGGGTATTCGTCGGCGTGGCCGTCGGCGTGTTGGTGGCAGTGCTGGTCGGCGTTGCCGTCGGGGTGCTGGTCGGCGTGCCGCTCGGTACGAAGGTCGGCGTTGGCGAGTCGGTTGGCGTCGAGGTCGGTGTCGACGTCGCCGTGCTGGTGGGGGTCGGTGCAGTCGTAGGGGTATCGGTCGGGGTGCTGGTCGGA contains:
- a CDS encoding DUF11 domain-containing protein, with the protein product MPSRPLRALLRLTLIAATVVVFSCPVLAQTPTDTPTETPTETATVTPTDTPTETPTVTPTIAPTDTPTAVPTDTPTQLPTSTPTDSATPAPTDTPTTVPTATPTNTPTAFPTDTPTSVPTQTPTETPTGTPTGVPTATPTQTPTDTPTGVPTATQTQTPTDTPTGVPTSTPTDTPTGTPTNLPTQTPTITPTDTVTATPTDTATAVPTGTATDTPTETPTATPTPTDTATETPTLTPTVTPTATPTVTVTPTISVRIDVGAGIGLAGGTVTVPVTLSSLGTSVAGTGNDITFPNTALTLNPGNCVLNPALPNKSLVASIVSITFTTTTVRVFVQGPGYNSDPIPDGLLYTCTFGILAGTPPGNYLLTNGNLIAQDPTGANLSPVTGNNGLVTVSLVLPTATASATATRTPTATPTGVATDTPTATPTVVVTETPTSTPTPLLSYTPTSTPTDTPTTAPTPTSTATSTPTSTPTDSPTPTFVPSGTPTSTPTATPTSTATNTPTATPTNTPTASPTNTSTETPTATPTQTPTATPTETPTATPTETPRLYVSAVLNEDPLAAGQLATYIISYANAGGAATNVILTATTAAGTTFDSAYPATTSDPGMGGSGTVTWSLPDVPRGGSGAVSLRLRIDAGLANGTLVILTGYNIDSDSSLPVTGPDLAASVRVDRPLILTKADSSDPVLPGETLTYTLVVANRSSEPLTNVVVRELFDPDMRVISAAPSADAGTTDKWTIPLLPPGAAKRIAIQMEVDLASIPGTIQRNFVRAEDDDGNAANVYQDTVVANPIVLTASLDDNPDPAEPDSSVVYALSFVNLSPDDLTGVVVRAIWDTELNFISAYPPPDTGTADTWTIGNLPARSAGRIYLTLDANGTAMVPGWTPQVWMIVTDANGATGTAVEATVFTDIKPPYGVQVIGAPKNPKLGTNIGVVYSLRVTNQTPDAVTNVTVTDVLPSGLAFLESSPAPTTVANNRITWLFPRIEGFATKLIQLQTALDPSTERGTVLENVVSVTDELGNFAEGKWSGLVRGSPVPRTPLSVSMVSVRKAAPGNRIRYTFNVQNNRAFDANDVALAVEIPTSVSFVGGSPAPSSLSGATATWRLGKIPPLRKVGVQLTVRVNTDAVVGSTITTAATASDNSGETASAFTNVTVVRDPGARSR